In the genome of Limanda limanda chromosome 15, fLimLim1.1, whole genome shotgun sequence, one region contains:
- the nkx1.2la gene encoding NK1 transcription factor related 2-like,a encodes MLDPEDCGVTMTSTHKISFSIIDILDPNKFNSRRGSELSKEKFPGADAEEASSESDSAAGGDFTKAGDESRDAHPSCRHHSDVADPLLSSPADTDPGVPGDQDHGLPGDQDQEDGDTAVTPQAPSAHKRRRSDQACAKPRRARTAFTYEQLVALENKFRATRYLSVCERLNLALSLSLTETQVKIWFQNRRTKWKKQNPGADSTLQPGSSSLVSPSPASCGSSSASFHQTFPNFSSGNVIFHTAGAVPLASTGGLLHPFMSSGFLQPTYFNPHL; translated from the exons ATGCTGGACCCCGAGGACTGTGGAGTGACGATGACGTCCACTCATAAGATTTCCTTTTCAATAATTGATATATTGGATCCTAACAAGTTCAACAGCAGAAGGGGGAGCGAACTTTCCAAGGAGAAGTTTCCCGGAGCAGATGCAGAGGAAGCAAGTTCGGAGTCGGACAGCGCTGCGGGGGGAGACTTCACGAAAGCAG GGGATGAGAGCAGAGATGCGCACCCATCCTGCAGGCATCACTCAGACGTGGCagaccccctcctctcctccccggcGGACACAGACCCCGGTGTCCCCGGGGACCAGGACCACGGTCTCCCCGGGGATCAGGACCAGGAGGACGGAGATACAGCTGTCACCCCGCAGGCCCCATCCGCGCACAAGCGCCGGCGCTCGGACCAGGCCTGCGCCAAACCGCGGCGCGCCAGGACAGCGTTCACCTACGAGCAGCTGGTGGCTCTGGAGAACAAGTTCCGTGCCACTCGGTACCTGTCCGTGTGCGAGAGACTCAACCTGGCCCTGTCCCTGAGCCTGACCGAGACCCAGGTGAAGATCTGGTTCCAGAACAGGAGGACCAAGTGGAAAAAGCAGAACCCCGGGGCGGACAGCACCTTGCAGCCCGGCTCCAGCTCCCTCGTCAGTCCGAGCCCGGCCTCCTGCGGCTCGAGCTCCGCCAGCTTCCACCAGACTTTCCCGAACTTCAGCTCCGGGAATGTGATCTTCCACACGGCCGGTGCTGTTCCGCTGGCATCCACCGGGGGGCTCCTGCATCCCTTCATGTCCAGTGGATTCCTGCAGCCCACGTACTTTAACCCGCATCTATGA